From the Martelella mediterranea DSM 17316 genome, one window contains:
- the phoB gene encoding phosphate regulon transcriptional regulator PhoB, which produces MVPKIAVVEDEEALSVLLRYNLESEGYEVETIARGDEAELRLQERVPDLLLLDWMLPGVSGIELCRRLRMRPETERLPIIMLTARGEESERVRGLAIGADDYVVKPFSTPELMARVRAILRRARPEVLSSVLKCGDIELDRETHRVHRKAKEVRLGPTEFRLLEFLMTSPGRVFSRSQLLDGVWGHDIYVDERTVDVHVGRLRKALNFSQMPDVIRTVRGAGYSMEV; this is translated from the coding sequence ATGGTTCCGAAGATTGCAGTTGTCGAAGATGAAGAAGCGCTGAGCGTCCTGCTGCGCTACAACCTTGAATCGGAAGGCTATGAAGTCGAGACGATCGCGCGCGGCGACGAGGCCGAACTCAGGCTGCAGGAGCGGGTGCCGGACCTCCTGCTGCTCGACTGGATGTTGCCGGGCGTTTCCGGCATCGAGCTTTGCCGCAGGCTCCGGATGCGGCCCGAGACCGAGCGTCTGCCGATCATCATGCTGACGGCGCGCGGCGAGGAAAGCGAGCGGGTGCGCGGTCTTGCGATCGGCGCCGACGATTATGTCGTCAAGCCGTTCTCGACCCCGGAACTGATGGCCCGCGTCAGGGCGATCCTGCGGCGCGCCCGGCCGGAAGTGCTTTCCAGCGTGCTCAAATGCGGCGATATCGAGCTTGACCGCGAGACCCACCGCGTTCACCGCAAGGCCAAGGAAGTCCGCCTCGGGCCGACCGAGTTCCGGCTGCTCGAATTCCTGATGACCTCGCCCGGCCGGGTGTTCTCCCGCTCCCAGCTTCTCGACGGTGTGTGGGGCCACGACATCTATGTCGACGAACGCACCGTCGACGTCCATGTCGGGCGTCTCAGAAAGGCCCTCAACTTCTCGCAAATGCCCGACGTGATCCGCACCGTGCGCGGCGCCGGCTATTCGATGGAGGTGTGA
- the phoU gene encoding phosphate signaling complex protein PhoU, whose product MAHSHIISAFDEELKYLQRRISEMGGMAEEMVSQSVVALVNTDTELAEKVIAEDLALDEAEREVGEKAIVTIARRQPVAADLREIMGAIRIAADLERVGDMAKNTAKRVISVQGTGVPRKLAHGIEHLSELALLQLKEVLDAYTSRQADKANSIRERDEEIDAIYTSLFRELLTYMMEDPRNITTCTHLLFCAKNIERIGDHATNIAEMIYYIATGSQPQGERPKDDMSPSVGSGESKS is encoded by the coding sequence ATGGCACACTCGCATATCATATCGGCCTTCGACGAGGAGCTGAAATATCTCCAGCGCCGGATTTCCGAAATGGGCGGCATGGCGGAAGAGATGGTCTCGCAATCCGTCGTGGCGCTGGTCAACACCGATACCGAACTCGCCGAGAAGGTGATCGCCGAGGATCTGGCGCTGGACGAGGCCGAGCGCGAGGTCGGCGAAAAGGCGATCGTCACCATCGCGCGGCGCCAGCCGGTGGCGGCGGACCTGCGTGAAATCATGGGTGCGATCCGCATCGCCGCCGACCTCGAGCGCGTTGGCGACATGGCCAAGAACACCGCCAAGCGGGTGATCTCGGTGCAGGGCACCGGGGTTCCGCGCAAGCTCGCCCACGGCATCGAGCACCTGTCGGAACTGGCGCTGCTGCAGCTCAAGGAAGTGCTCGACGCCTACACCTCGCGCCAGGCCGACAAGGCCAATTCGATCCGCGAGCGCGACGAGGAGATCGACGCGATCTACACCTCGCTGTTCCGCGAGCTTTTGACCTACATGATGGAGGATCCGCGCAATATCACCACCTGCACGCATCTTCTGTTCTGCGCCAAGAACATCGAGCGCATCGGCGACCACGCCACCAATATTGCTGAAATGATCTACTACATCGCCACCGGCTCGCAGCCACAGGGAGAACGCCCGAAGGACGACATGTCGCCCTCGGTCGGCTCCGGCGAGAGCAAGTCCTGA